The Oncorhynchus masou masou isolate Uvic2021 chromosome 31, UVic_Omas_1.1, whole genome shotgun sequence genome includes a region encoding these proteins:
- the LOC135524607 gene encoding tumor necrosis factor alpha-induced protein 8-like protein 1 — MDSFSTKSLALQAQKKLMSKMATKSMANLFIDDTSSEVLDELYRVTKEYTHNRKEAQKIIKNLIKMVVKLGVLYRNNQFSGEELVLVESFRKKVHTLAMTAVSFHQIEFTFDRRVMNAILNECRELLHQAINRHLTAKSHSRVNHVFNHFADCDFLAALYGPSEVYRGHLQRICDGVNKMLDEGNL, encoded by the exons ATGGACTCCTTCAGTACTAAGAGCCTGGCCCTTCAGGCCCAGAAGAAGCTGATGAGCAAGATGGCCACCAAGAGCATGGCTAACCTCTTCATCGACGACACCAGCAGCGAGGTGCTGGACGAGCTCTACCGCGTTACGAAGGAGTACACGCACAACCGCAAGGAGGCCCAGAAGATCATCAAGAACCTTATCAAGATGGTGGTGAAGCTGGGAGTCCTCTACCGCAACAACCAGTTCAGCGGGGAGGAGCTGGTGCTGGTTGAGAGCTTCAG GAAGAAGGTCCACACACTGGCTATGACGGCTGTCAGCTTTCACCAGATCGAGTTCACGTTCGACCGGCGCGTGATGAACGCCATCCTGAACGAGTGCCGGGAGTTGCTGCACCAGGCCATCAACCGCCACCTGACGGCCAAGAGCCACTCGCGGGTCAACCACGTGTTCAACCACTTTGCCGACTGTGACTTCCTCGCGGCGCTCTACGGGCCGTCTGAGGTGTACCGCGGCCACCTGCAAAGGATCTGTGACGGCGTCAATAAGATGCTGGACGAGGGCAACCTTTGA